The Polynucleobacter sp. MWH-UH2A DNA segment GGGGCGCAACCCCAAGACCACATGCAAACTCTGTTGTTCTTAGCACTATTCGCCTAAATACCATTCGAGAGATCGATTTAGATAACGCCACCATTACTGTTGACGCCGGCACAATTCTTTCTCAGGTTCAAGAAGCAGCATTGAACGCCGGTATGCTATTCCCATTAAGTTTAGCTGCGGAGGGAAGCTGCACAATTGGAGGAAATTTAGGCACCAATGCCGGTGGTGTTCAGGTGCTGCGATATGGAAACATGCGAGATCTCACTCTAGGACTTGAGGTGGTAACTGCGAGTGGGGATATCTTGCATGGTCTGCGTGGCCTACGCAAAGACAATACTGGGTACTCTTTAAAAGATCTTTACATAGGATCAGAGGGTACGCTTGGAATAATTACAGCAGCGACACTGAAGCTCTTTCCGCTACCCCAATCAAAAGCAACGTCATTAGTTGCCATTAAAAATATTGAGTCAGCTATTAAGTTAATCGAATTGGCTCGCAAAAGATGTAACGCCGATCTCACAGCATTTGAACTCATTTCTACCCGCGCCATTGCTTTAATTGAAAGCAAGGCCAAAAATTGGGGATCCACCTTTAGCGCTAAATCCGGTTGGACGATTTTGCTAGAGTTCTCGAGCATGGAGGATTCAGAACAGAGCCGTTCTCAGCTTGAGATATTACTTACAGAGGCTTTTGAACTAGAGTTAATTGATGATGCCATTATTGCTAACTCAATCCAACAGAGCAAAGATTTATGGAGCATTAGAGAAAGCATTCCCGAAGCTCAGTTAAAACTTGGAACCATCATTAAGCACGATATATCCGTACCGATTTCAAAAATTGCTGACTTTGTTAAAGATACTGAAGTCAAAATTAATGATCGCTGGCCGGATACACAAACCATCATCTTTGGTCATGTTGGCGATGGAAATTTGCATTACAACTTAGCCCCTCTGACCGCCGATACACCCTCAACCAGCCTGGAATCAAAGCGACAGGCAATTAATGAGCTTGTTCACAATCAAGTCTACTTACACTCTGGATCTTTTTCTGCTGAACATGGCATTGGGCAAGCAAAGAGGGAAGAGCTCCCCTTAAGAAAAGATGCTATTGAGATTGATCTGATGCGTGCAATTAAAAAAGCTCTTGATCCAAAAAACCTAATGAACCCTGAAAAAATTCTTTAAGGAATTTGTCGCGCAAGTAAAGTGACGCCAGCAAAAATCAAAATTGATCCATAAGCTATCCGCATTCCCGCATTACTTAACTTGGTATGCACATGAGTTCCAAGCCAGATCCCAAGAAAAGTTGCCGGCATTAAGCAAATAGCTAACCCCATTACAGGCCAACTTAGAATCAGGCCTGTCACCAGCATCAAAGTTAGCCGTAGAAATGTCAGCATAAAAATGGCAAATGCCATGGTAGCCCGTAATGCCTTAGGATCGTTGATGCGCAAGCCTAGGTAGGAAACATAAATTGGGCCACCCGTTGCAAATAGCGCCGTAAATGTTCCGCCCAGAAATCCAAATGGAGCAGCCCACCACTTGCTAATGGGATCAACTATTTCTCGATTTCTTTGCCACAGTACTCGCGCTCCATTTAGTGCAGCAAAACATCCGAGAATAATCAAAAGGGGTTCGCTTGGGGCCTGAATCAATAAGACGATACCCAAAACCATACCAACTAAACTAAAAGGGAATAACCACTTTAGCTCTTTGAGATTGGCATCCTTTGAGGATTTTTTTCCAACATATAAGGAAGCACAAATATCGACAATCACCATCATTGGTACTACAGACTTCAATGGATACATCTGCACCAGTAATGGGACTGCAACAATGGATGAGCCAAACCCTGAAATGCCAAAAATAAAGTAAGCGCCAAAAATTATTAGCGTCGCTAATACAAAGTGGACGGGATCAATTAATTCAAAAATATTATGTCTCTACTAATATTGTTTGGCCTGGCTTAATCATCGTAAATTGAACCGGCTGATTTTGAATGCTCAATCTGTCTTGACTCAGGTTTACGGCAGTGTAATACGAATCCTCTAGCGAGCCTGGCTCGGGGAAATCATCGCGATAGTGAGCCCCACGAGAATTCTCTCTGGATAAAGCGGCTTCAGTTACGGCCTGACTAACCAAAATCAAATTCTGCAAATTCATCCAGTCCTGCCAGGTATTACTGTACTCGCGCTGAATATTACCAACACCCATTTGTTTCAACTGAGATGCCAGCTCTTGAAGGCGCTGACGTGCGCGCAATAAGCTGTC contains these protein-coding regions:
- a CDS encoding FAD-binding oxidoreductase yields the protein MAEVNPHDKFIEECQHIIGAPNVLISDFDKKPFLIDWSKRYSGKAIAVLKPKTTEEISALVRLCNQENIAITPQGGNTGLCGGATPRPHANSVVLSTIRLNTIREIDLDNATITVDAGTILSQVQEAALNAGMLFPLSLAAEGSCTIGGNLGTNAGGVQVLRYGNMRDLTLGLEVVTASGDILHGLRGLRKDNTGYSLKDLYIGSEGTLGIITAATLKLFPLPQSKATSLVAIKNIESAIKLIELARKRCNADLTAFELISTRAIALIESKAKNWGSTFSAKSGWTILLEFSSMEDSEQSRSQLEILLTEAFELELIDDAIIANSIQQSKDLWSIRESIPEAQLKLGTIIKHDISVPISKIADFVKDTEVKINDRWPDTQTIIFGHVGDGNLHYNLAPLTADTPSTSLESKRQAINELVHNQVYLHSGSFSAEHGIGQAKREELPLRKDAIEIDLMRAIKKALDPKNLMNPEKIL
- a CDS encoding sulfite exporter TauE/SafE family protein; protein product: MFELIDPVHFVLATLIIFGAYFIFGISGFGSSIVAVPLLVQMYPLKSVVPMMVIVDICASLYVGKKSSKDANLKELKWLFPFSLVGMVLGIVLLIQAPSEPLLIILGCFAALNGARVLWQRNREIVDPISKWWAAPFGFLGGTFTALFATGGPIYVSYLGLRINDPKALRATMAFAIFMLTFLRLTLMLVTGLILSWPVMGLAICLMPATFLGIWLGTHVHTKLSNAGMRIAYGSILIFAGVTLLARQIP